The window GTCAGCCCCGCATCTCCAATCGCCTCTTTGGTGGCAAGCGCGGCATAAATTGCCATCTGCCCCATGGATCTGCGCACTGCCCGGGGCAGCAGCTTTTTACAGTCAAATTCCGGGACAGGAGCAGCAATCCGACTGTTCATGCCGGTAATCGAATCCCATTCCGGCATAGCCCGCACTGCGGAGTTACCAGCCCAGATATTTTCAATCAGTTTATCTACCCCAAGCCCAAAGGGCGAAACAGCCCCTCTGCCTGTGATAACTACTCTGTTCAGACTCACCTTGTCACCTTCCCCCATAGATCTTCCAGCCCCAGTATCTCCCCGGCACCCACAAGCCCGGAAATCGATGCTCCCACCACTCCGGTCATCAATGTTGATTGACCACTCAGATAAAGACCAGGCACACGGGTACGCACATCCGGTGTAAACTGATCCAGGCAATGCATCGCGCCATAGGCGCAACCCTCAGGGGCTGCCAATTCATCCCTGAATGTCAGCGGCGACCCGGTGGCAAGCTGTTCCACCTTCCCGCAGACATGCCCCCAGCGTTTCTCGGCGGCACCAACCATTTCATCCGCAACCCTTGTCTTCATTTCCTGGTAAGCCCGTGGTCTCTCTCCTTGCGAACTAGCAGCAAATTGCTCGACATCCTGCCAATAACCCAGACGGAGCAGAATGGCGCCATGGGGATCTGCCTCTGACATATCTGCGCTGCCGGACCGGGAGCCCGCGCCGGCCATCATCATCGCTCTTTCACCGGTAGGTGTTGCGGAAAACTGTGGCAGCGGATCACCATTTTCGGGCAACAGGTAATAGTTGAGGGCACCGGTTGTGTAATCGATCGCTTTTTCCGTTTTGCAAAATACCGCAAACATCGACAGGCTGTTGGTTAAGGCTTTTAAGCGCTTCCTGTATGCCGGTCTGAAAACATTTTCCGGCACCATATCGATAACCGCTGAAGGATGCCCTGTAAATATCAACTGGTTACACTGTATTCTTTCTCCATCGGCAAGGTTGACACCGGCAACTTTTCCCTGTGCCAGGTGAATAGAGACGACCTCCCTGCCGGAGAACATTTCCACCCCCTGCCTCTTCAAAGCCACCGCAAAGCCATCGACAATTGTCTGGCCTCCGCCGCCGATGGTATACGCACCGGAATAATAGCCATGCGCCACTAAGGAGTGAACTTCCAGCGAAGCCTGGCCAACCGGCACGCCATACAGAAAGGCAGGAGCAGTCAAAACGGTTTTCAACCGCTGGTCGTTGGTAATTGAATTGAGAAATTCGGCGAGAGATTCCGGGCGTGATTTGTATCCCCGCAAAAAAGGCGTGAGGGGAAGCTCCGGATTATAAAAAGGAATCCCCGAACACTTTTCTTGTACAGAGCTGAGATAGGTTGTTATTGCATCTTTTTCTGCAGGGAAGTGAGACTGTAGTTCTTCAGCCAGTCGCTGGTAGGAGAAGTAGCCACGTACAGGTTGTTTACTGTCGAAAAACTCATAACTGTCATGACCATCTTTTGGAGCAGGCACGACTTGCAGGGCGGGAAGCACCTCACAATAGCGCCAGAGCAAATCAAGGATTTCTCCCTCACCCAGGCAACCTGTGTAGTGAAAACCGACATCAAAACCTATTTTTTTTCGCCGGAACTGGCGAATTGCACCACCGAACTGCCTCTGTCGCTCAAGAACCAGGACATCTTTGCCATTCTTGGCCAACAAGGTGGCGGCTGTCAATCCCGCTATGCCGCTTCCGACAACAACAACATCACATTTCACCTTCTCACCCTACAACAAAACACAAAACCGCCCCCTCAACCCACAGAAAACATTAATATCTTCCAGTGCTTGCTATCACATGCTACAATATCTTCCTGTTATTGTTAACAACAATCACAGGTAAATGACCAATTCAATCTCAACGCGTTATATAGACCATTTCAACGGGATATGCATTATCGAAGAACAAGTATTTGATATGGCGCTCTTACGAGTTCCCGACCAAGGCAGGTAATTCGCTACATCCACAAAAGATTTCAGGCCCTTAATTATGCGCAAAATTATAATATTTTTTTTGGCAACTCTCGCGTCAATACTATCCGGCTCTGGTGTTAAACAGGTAAAAGCATTTAACCTTGCCTCCCCTGAACGAGTAGGAATAGCAATGACAGCCGGTGCAAGTTACCACCCTGCCCCGACATTTGAGTTCGTGCAGCTCAGCGGCCTTGCTCTCTATGATTACGAACAGATTTTTCCCCATCAGGCACCGGACCAACTCAAATTCAAGCTCGAAACGAACATCGGGGCAGCAGATTTTTCCGGTCTTCGCCTCATGGCTTCTCTGAACTTTTATGCAGTCTATTATTTAGAAAGATTTCAGACCAATAAGCTGCGACCATATATTGAAGGCGGTGCCGGAATCATCTATAGTGATTTTCAGGTTGAAGACCAGGGGCTCAGGATAAATTTTAATCCCCAGGCCGGTATTGGCGTCGAGATCTCAGGCGATGACGGGCGAACATTCTTTGAAGCGCTGCACGCCACTCACATTTCAAATGGCGGACTGCACAGTGACAATGCAGGGATAAATGGCTTACTTTTCCAATTCGGTTATTTATTTTAACTATCCACATAATCTGGGTGGCAGTTTTCTACTTCAAAATTCCAACGAACGACGTACTTCATTCATCGGTAATCTTAAATGTATCAGGACAAAATGAAAACGATCACATCCATATTTTCTGCTCTTTTCATAACCTTTCTCTTTCTCGCTCCTCTTCATGCCCAAAACGACAGGAGTTCTGAAATAGCTCAGCAGATGGCATCACTTGATTCCCCTGCTACCAATCAACGCATCAAGGCTGCAAAAATCATAGCCCGCTCGGGATTTGACAATGAAGCACTTTATCAGAAGATCGCCCGGATTCTTGAAGCCGGTTATACCCAGAAAGGTGGCAGTAAACACATCGATGAAATGGCATGGATGTGCAAAGCACTCGCGGCTTCAGGCGATATCCGCTACACAGATCTGCTCACCGAAGTCGCCCGGAACAGCCCGAACAGAAAACTTCAGGGCTATGCCAAAAAGAGCGTTGCTCAGATTGGGAATTATGCCAAGCGCAAAGAAGTAATGGGATCGGATTATTCCTGGAACAAAAAGCTTACCGACGAAGAAAACCGCCTGGTCTCAATGCTTCGTTCAGGCGATCACAAGATCATGCGCGATGCTGCAAAAATCATCTATCGCGGGCAGCTGCTCAGCTCCCCGGTCTACCAGGAAGTGGCACAGGCCATCAGCTCCATGCAATCCACTATCGGTAGTAGCCGGATACACTCCGACACTTTGGCCTGGCTCTGTAAAGCGCTGTCCACTTCCGGTGATGCCAAATACGCCAAGGTGCTTCAGGGTGTTATCGACAACTCTCACAGTACCTCACTGACCAATCACGCGCAGAAGTCTCTTGCCAACCTGAGGCCCTAAACATCAGCCAGCCATGCCGGAAAAAGAAAAATCGTAATTGCGTGCATGGCTGGTGATCTGTCTATTTACGAGGGTTCCTGTAAGCAGCCGTCACGGCAGAGTTGCCTGAAATGCTATTTAGTTTCCGCAATACGTTTGTTCGTTCTGGCAAAACGCAGAAAAGACATCAGATTGCCAAGAAATCGCAGCCAGCTGTCCGGTGACTTCCATAACATGGTTACATACCCCCAAATGACCCGGGCACGCTGAAAATGTGACCGGTAGAAATCAATAAACAGCTCATCCAGCCTCTCGGCAGTCATCCCTTTCGGCACGAACCGGAACTGCATACAGTCCATCTCCCGCCAATCTTCATCGAAGGTACCCAACATTTCCCCGCCTTCCCCTTTTATCCCATCGTAGATGGGCGAGCCTGGAAATGGTGTGAATTTTGCCAGGTTGAAATCATCGAGATTGAGGGAATGCACATATTCTTTACTTTTTTCGATGCTCTTTTCTGTCTCACCGGGCAACCCCATCATTAACAACCCCTTCACCCTGATACCGGCCGACTGGATCATGTGCACTTTCTCTTTCAACATCTCCAAGTCAGGATTCTGCCGATGCTTGGCAAGTAAATCCGGGTCACCGGTTTCAATACCGAGGCTGATCATCCAGCATCCAGCCCTTTTCATGAGTTGCAGCAACTCCGGATCAAGGTGCTCTGCTCTCGCCGCACAGTTGAAAGTGATACCGAGCGGCTGGGCGATAATCAACTCACAGAACTCGGCAACCCTTTTCCGGTTAAAGGTAAATTGGTCATCGTAGAAATTCAGATGTTTCAAACTGTA of the Desulfosediminicola ganghwensis genome contains:
- a CDS encoding acyloxyacyl hydrolase, with the protein product MRKIIIFFLATLASILSGSGVKQVKAFNLASPERVGIAMTAGASYHPAPTFEFVQLSGLALYDYEQIFPHQAPDQLKFKLETNIGAADFSGLRLMASLNFYAVYYLERFQTNKLRPYIEGGAGIIYSDFQVEDQGLRINFNPQAGIGVEISGDDGRTFFEALHATHISNGGLHSDNAGINGLLFQFGYLF
- a CDS encoding phytoene desaturase family protein codes for the protein MKCDVVVVGSGIAGLTAATLLAKNGKDVLVLERQRQFGGAIRQFRRKKIGFDVGFHYTGCLGEGEILDLLWRYCEVLPALQVVPAPKDGHDSYEFFDSKQPVRGYFSYQRLAEELQSHFPAEKDAITTYLSSVQEKCSGIPFYNPELPLTPFLRGYKSRPESLAEFLNSITNDQRLKTVLTAPAFLYGVPVGQASLEVHSLVAHGYYSGAYTIGGGGQTIVDGFAVALKRQGVEMFSGREVVSIHLAQGKVAGVNLADGERIQCNQLIFTGHPSAVIDMVPENVFRPAYRKRLKALTNSLSMFAVFCKTEKAIDYTTGALNYYLLPENGDPLPQFSATPTGERAMMMAGAGSRSGSADMSEADPHGAILLRLGYWQDVEQFAASSQGERPRAYQEMKTRVADEMVGAAEKRWGHVCGKVEQLATGSPLTFRDELAAPEGCAYGAMHCLDQFTPDVRTRVPGLYLSGQSTLMTGVVGASISGLVGAGEILGLEDLWGKVTR